The following are encoded in a window of Phaseolus vulgaris cultivar G19833 chromosome 3, P. vulgaris v2.0, whole genome shotgun sequence genomic DNA:
- the LOC137808700 gene encoding dof zinc finger protein DOF5.7-like — protein sequence MVPPEGMPPPTPKDHEVTEGRKTTRPAPEQGVKCPRCDSPNTKFCYYNNYSLTQPRHFCKTCRRYWTNGGALRNVPIGGGCRKNKKVKPSSSSSSSSSKDFNFHGLTVPPSVDFNLGGLPFPSRLTTFNTQQHLPAPPFNQFSSFGDVASSSTTSLSAFSAFQDPPAAVSNPLLGLVPPSPDLWAPRRSERASLSDPLNSAMQTLQTMEAMNVHSSLASSIESLSNINQDLHLKLQQQRMATMMFGGDSQKGERSVAMNGFGNQKVSSSKPENLPAVSSINGGPSGETVTAASTEWFFGNSFPSVSPSTSNGAANVNHISNDPNNNWSSALAWGDLQHQPYTALP from the coding sequence aTGGTGCCACCAGAAGGCATGCCGCCACCAACACCCAAAGACCATGAGGTCACTGAGGGCCGCAAAACGACCAGGCCAGCGCCCGAACAAGGTGTCAAGTGCCCCAGATGTGACTCACCCAACACCAAGTTCTGCTACTACAACAACTACAGCCTAACTCAGCCCAGGCACTTCTGCAAGACGTGCAGGAGGTACTGGACCAACGGTGGCGCCTTGCGGAACGTCCCAATAGGAGGTGGTTGCCGGAAGAACAAAAAGGTGAAaccttcttcctcctcttcttcaTCCTCCTCCAAAGACTTCAATTTTCATGGTCTCACAGTTCCACCTTCCGTTGACTTTAACCTCGGAGGGTTGCCCTTTCCCTCCAGGCTCACTACTTTCAACACTCAACAACACCTCCCAGCACCCCCCTTCAACCAGTTCTCTTCCTTTGGGGACGTTGCGTCATCTTCAACCACTTCTCTTTCTGCTTTCTCTGCCTTCCAAGACCCCCCTGCTGCTGTTTCGAACCCTCTCTTGGGTCTTGTTCCGCCCAGCCCTGACCTCTGGGCACCACGTAGGTCCGAAAGGGCCTCGCTGTCTGATCCACTGAACAGTGCAATGCAAACCCTGCAGACCATGGAAGCCATGAACGTTCACAGCAGCCTGGCCTCTTCAATCGAGTCGCTGAGCAACATCAACCAGGATTTGCACCTGAAGCTGCAGCAGCAGCGCATGGCGACAATGATGTTCGGTGGGGACAGCCAGAAAGGCGAGAGAAGCGTTGCGATGAATGGTTTTGGGAATCAGAAGGTTTCGTCTTCGAAGCCAGAGAACTTGCCAGCTGTCAGTTCCATAAATGGAGGCCCAAGTGGGGAGACAGTTACTGCAGCATCCACCGAATGGTTCTTCGGGAATTCCTTTCCCTCAGTGTCTCCTTCAACAAGCAATGGTGCTGCCAATGTTAACCACATTAGCAACGATCCAAACAACAACTGGTCTAGTGCCCTTGCCTGGGGAGATTTGCAGCACCAACCATACACCGCTTTGCCCTAG
- the LOC137808701 gene encoding uncharacterized protein isoform X2 yields the protein MQCASILYPHTHQIWCFKPTLSAAPPPQQPPQQQGTSHDDKPKLITSPSNPFVKHCLKLRNSSSYRRAHASALVVGATPIRFQESLQDESVSMDCLILPDKAEIPDGLDKSTASIVRVSSVVMRKLSGLQTTDSLDAIALMKIPASFFNVDNDQKNYQKWFPSVHRILVLDGIQDPGNLGTLLRSAVAFRWDGVFLLPGCCDPLNEKALRASRGASFQIPVVCGSWNDLESLKEEFQMKLLGGHPELEELVKPVCSLSPTFCDSLSDTPLCLVLGSEGSGLSQKSLQLCELVSIAMAGEYESLNVSVAGGIFLYMLQPKNP from the exons ATGCAATGTGCTTCTATTTTATATCCTCACACACATCAAATATGGTGCTTTAAGCCAACTCTTTCGGCAGCTCCACCGCCGCAACAACCACCACAACAACAAGGAACCTCTCACGACGACAAACCCAAGCTCATAACTAGTCCTTCTAACCCATTTGTGAAGCACTGCCTCAAGCTCCGCAACTCCTCTTCCTATCGCCGCGCTCACGCTTCTGCTCTCGTTGTCGGCGCTACCCCTATCAG GTTTCAAGAGTCATTACAAGATGAAAGTGTTTCAATGGATTGTTTAATTCTTCCTGACAAAGCTGAGATTCCTGATGGGTTGGATAAATCCACTGCTTCTATTGTGCGTGTGAGCTCCGTAGTGATGAGAAAGCTTTCAGGGCTGCAAACTACTGACTCTCTAGATGCAATTGCCCTTATGAAAATTCCTGCCAGTTTTTTCAATGTTGATAATGATCAAAAGAACTACCAGAAATGGTTTCCATCTGTTCATCGGATTTTAGTCCTTGATGGGATTCAG GATCCTGGCAACCTCGGTACATTGCTCAGATCAGCTGTGGCCTTCAGATGG GATGGAGTTTTCCTTCTTCCCGGGTGCTGTGATCCATTGAATGAGAAAGCTCTTCGGGCTAGCCGAGGTGCCTCCTTTCAGATCCCTGTTGTATGTGGCAGTTGGAATGATCTGGAGTCTCTGAAAGAAGAATTTCAAATGAAGTTGCTGGGTGGACATCCAGAGCTTGAAGAGTTGGTGAAGCCAGTGTGCTCACTCTCTCCAACCTTCTGTGATTCCTTATCAGATACACCATTGTGTTTGGTTTTAGGAAGTGAAGGAAGTGGCCTTTCACAAAAATCCCTGCAGCTTTGTGAACTTGTCAGCATTGCAATGGCTGGAGAATATGAGTCACTCAATGTTTCAGTTGCCGGTGGAATTTTCTTGTACATGCTACAACCGAAGAATCCATGA
- the LOC137808701 gene encoding uncharacterized protein isoform X1 yields MQCASILYPHTHQIWCFKPTLSAAPPPQQPPQQQGTSHDDKPKLITSPSNPFVKHCLKLRNSSSYRRAHASALVVGATPIREIRRFQESLQDESVSMDCLILPDKAEIPDGLDKSTASIVRVSSVVMRKLSGLQTTDSLDAIALMKIPASFFNVDNDQKNYQKWFPSVHRILVLDGIQDPGNLGTLLRSAVAFRWDGVFLLPGCCDPLNEKALRASRGASFQIPVVCGSWNDLESLKEEFQMKLLGGHPELEELVKPVCSLSPTFCDSLSDTPLCLVLGSEGSGLSQKSLQLCELVSIAMAGEYESLNVSVAGGIFLYMLQPKNP; encoded by the exons ATGCAATGTGCTTCTATTTTATATCCTCACACACATCAAATATGGTGCTTTAAGCCAACTCTTTCGGCAGCTCCACCGCCGCAACAACCACCACAACAACAAGGAACCTCTCACGACGACAAACCCAAGCTCATAACTAGTCCTTCTAACCCATTTGTGAAGCACTGCCTCAAGCTCCGCAACTCCTCTTCCTATCGCCGCGCTCACGCTTCTGCTCTCGTTGTCGGCGCTACCCCTATCAG AGAAATCCGCAGGTTTCAAGAGTCATTACAAGATGAAAGTGTTTCAATGGATTGTTTAATTCTTCCTGACAAAGCTGAGATTCCTGATGGGTTGGATAAATCCACTGCTTCTATTGTGCGTGTGAGCTCCGTAGTGATGAGAAAGCTTTCAGGGCTGCAAACTACTGACTCTCTAGATGCAATTGCCCTTATGAAAATTCCTGCCAGTTTTTTCAATGTTGATAATGATCAAAAGAACTACCAGAAATGGTTTCCATCTGTTCATCGGATTTTAGTCCTTGATGGGATTCAG GATCCTGGCAACCTCGGTACATTGCTCAGATCAGCTGTGGCCTTCAGATGG GATGGAGTTTTCCTTCTTCCCGGGTGCTGTGATCCATTGAATGAGAAAGCTCTTCGGGCTAGCCGAGGTGCCTCCTTTCAGATCCCTGTTGTATGTGGCAGTTGGAATGATCTGGAGTCTCTGAAAGAAGAATTTCAAATGAAGTTGCTGGGTGGACATCCAGAGCTTGAAGAGTTGGTGAAGCCAGTGTGCTCACTCTCTCCAACCTTCTGTGATTCCTTATCAGATACACCATTGTGTTTGGTTTTAGGAAGTGAAGGAAGTGGCCTTTCACAAAAATCCCTGCAGCTTTGTGAACTTGTCAGCATTGCAATGGCTGGAGAATATGAGTCACTCAATGTTTCAGTTGCCGGTGGAATTTTCTTGTACATGCTACAACCGAAGAATCCATGA
- the LOC137808703 gene encoding probable 1-deoxy-D-xylulose-5-phosphate synthase 2, chloroplastic, whose translation MAFSAAATFLKPNYSFSPSHKPNYHCRNKFCVRVSASDSGDVEKTIIKKDKDGWKINYSGEKPQTPLLDTVNHPIHMKNLSTQDLEQLAAELRADIVHSVSNTGGHLSSSLGVVELSVALHHVFDTPEDKIIWDVGHQAYPHKILTGRRSRMHTIRKTSGLAGFPKRDESVHDAFGVGHSSTSISAGLGMAVARDLLGKKNSIISVIGDGALTAGQAYEAMNNAGFLDSNMIVILNDNKQVSLPTATLDGPATPVGALSSTLSKIQASTEFRQLREAAKSITKQIGGQTHQVAAKVDEYARGMISGSGSTLFEELGLYYIGPVDGHNIEDLVTIFQKVKTIPAPGPVLIHIVTEKGKGYPPAEKAADRMHGVVKFDPKTGQQFKTKSPTLSYTQYFAESLIKEAEIDNKIVGIHAAMGGGTGLNYFQKRFPDRCFDVGIAEQHAVTFAAGLAAEGLKPFCAIYSSFLQRGYDQVVHDVDLQKLPVRFALDRAGLVGADGPTHCGAFDITYMACLPNMVVMAPSDEAELMHMVATAATIDDRPSCFRFPRGNGIGATLPLNNKGTPLEIGKGRILTEGSRVAILGYGSVVQQCMHASELLKEEVGVNVTVADARFCKPLDIDLIRLLAKEHEILITVEEGSIGGFGSHVSQFLSLSGILDGPLKWRAMMLPDRYIDHGAPQDQVEEAGLSSKHIAATVMSLLKRPKEALLFK comes from the exons ATGGCTTTCTCTGCTGCTGCTACCTTTCTTAAACCAAACTATTCTTTCTCCCCATCCCACAAACCCAACTATCACTGCAGAAACAAG TTCTGCGTCAGAGTTTCAGCAAGTGACTCGGGTGACGTGGAGAAGACTATCATCAAGAAAGACAAAGACGGGTGGAAGATCAATTACTCAGGAGAGAAGCCACAGACACCACTGTTGGACACAGTCAACCACCCAATTCACATGAAGAATCTCTCCACACAG GATCTCGAGCAACTTGCAGCAGAGCTGAGGGCAGATATTGTACACAGTGTTTCAAACACTGGTGGGCATCTTAGCTCAAGCTTGGGAGTGGTGGAGTTATCAGTGGCTTTGCATCATGTTTTCGACACCCCTGAAGACAAAATTATATGGGATGTTGGTCATCAG GCATACCCACACAAGATTCTCACAGGTAGAAGATCCAGAATGCACACCATTAGGAAGACTTCGGGGCTAGCAGGTTTTCCTAAAAGGGATGAGAGTGTTCATGATGCTTTTGGGGTTGGACACAGTTCTACAAGCATATCTGCTGGTCTTG GCATGGCCGTTGCACGTGATCTACTGGGGAAGAAGAACAGCATCATATCAGTGATAGGAGATGGGGCATTGACAGCAGGCCAAGCTTATGAGGCCATGAACAATGCAGGGTTCCTTGATTCTAACATGATAGTAATACTGAATGACAACAAGCAAGTCTCTTTACCAACTGCCACACTTGATGGCCCTGCAACTCCTGTTGGAGCCCTCAGCAGTACTTTGAGCAAAATTCAAGCGAGTACAGAATTCCGCCAACTTAGAGAAGCTGCAAAA AGCATCACGAAACAAATAGGAGGACAAACACACCAGGTTGCAGCCAAAGTGGATGAGTATGCAAGAGGCATGATCAGCGGTTCTGGATCTACATTATTTGAAGAACTTGGCTTGTACTACATAGGTCCTGTGGATGGTCATAACATTGAAGATCTAGTCACAATCTTTCAAAAAGTCAAAACAATACCTGCTCCAGGTCCAGTTTTGATTCATATTGTGACAGAAAAAGGGAAGGGATACCCCCCAGCAGAAAAAGCAGCTGATAGAATGCACG GGGTTGTAAAGTTTGATCCAAAAACAGGCCAGCAATTCAAGACAAAATCCCCAACACTTTCATACACACAGTACTTTGCCGAGTCTCTGATAAAGGAAGCTGAAATAGACAACAAGATAGTGGGCATTCACGCAGCAATGGGTGGTGGTACCGGCTTAAATTATTTCCAGAAAAGGTTTCCCGATCGCTGTTTCGATGTGGGCATAGCCGAACAACATGCTGTTACATTTGCTGCTGGTTTAGCTGCCGAAGGCCTCAAGCCCTTTTGTGCCATTTATTCATCATTCCTCCAACGTGGATATGATCAG GTAGTCCATGATGTTGATCTTCAAAAGCTACCTGTCCGATTTGCTCTGGATAGAGCTGGTTTGGTTGGAGCAGATGGACCAACCCACTGTGGAGCATTTGACATCACTTACATGGCTTGCCTCCCCAACATGGTGGTCATGGCTCCTTCTGATGAAGCTGAACTGATGCACATGGTTGCAACAGCAGCAACTATAGATGACAGACCAAGCTGCTTCAGATTTCCAAGGGGAAATGGAATTGGAGCCACTTTGCCACTGAATAACAAAGGAACCCCACTTGAG ATAGGAAAAGGCAGAATTCTGACGGAGGGAAGCAGAGTTGCTATTTTGGGATATGGTTCTGTAGTCCAACAATGCATGCATGCTTCAGAATTGCTTAAAGAAGAAGTAGGCGTTAATGTGACAGTTGCTGATGCCAGGTTTTGCAAACCTTTGGATATTGATCTCATCAGGCTACTCGCCAAAGAGCATGAAATACTCATCACAGTGGAAGAGGGCTCTATTGGTGGTTTTGGATCACATGTTTCTCAATTCTTGAGTTTATCTGGTATCCTAGATGGACCACTAAAG TGGAGAGCAATGATGCTTCCTGATAGGTACATTGATCATGGAGCACCTCAGGATCAGGTTGAAGAAGCAGGGCTTTCATCAAAACACATTGCGGCAACAGTTATGTCCCTTCTTAAAAGGCCAAAAGAAGCTCTTCTGTTCAAATAG